The window TTATAAAAAAAGCCCCAAGTAACCCTTGGAGCTTTTTAATTTATCTTATTTGAGATTGTATTTCTTCTTTTTTCTTGTCTTTTATTTCTTTTTTCTAATATCTAATCTCACTCAACAACTTTCTAAATCAAGGTTTACTTATAAGCCTTCACTGTCTCTATAAATACTTTGACCATTTCGGGATTGATATCAGGATAGACACCATGACCCAAATTAGCAATATGCCTAGTTCCTTTGAACTGATCAAGCATCATGATAGTAGCCGCTTCTACTTCTTTGTCTGTGCCATACAGCGCTGCTGGATCAAGATTCCCTTGGAGCGTTTTGTTTGCTCCAATCATCTTCCTAGATTCTGAAATCCCCATATTCCAATCAAGGCCAATTGTCTCACAATTCAATTTCCCCATTTGTTCTCTTGCGAAAAATGCACCTTTAGCAAAAACAGTTTTTGGGACTTCCGTGACCGCATCGCAGATCTGGGAGATATATTTTAAAGAAAACTCTTCATAATGATTTGGAGGAAGAATTCCTGCCCAACTATCAAAAAGTTGCACAAGATTGACCCCTGCCGCTATTTGTGCTTTGAGATAATTGATAGTACTATCCGTAATCATTTGAAGCAACTGATGGGATAAAACCGGCTCTTTATATAACATGGCCCTAGCTTTTGAAAAAGTCTTACTACCCGAACCTTCTATCATATAGGCAAATATCGTCCATGGCGCTCCTGCAAAACCGATCAAAGGCACTCTACCATTCAAAGCTTTCTTCGTAATTCTGATTGCTTCGATCACATAGCTGAGATCATCTACTCCATCAGCAATCCTTAATTTTCCCAAATCTGAAGCTGAACTCACTACTTTTGGAAACCAAGGTCCCCTTTTTTCGACCATTTCGTAAGGCAATCCCATGGCTTCGGGAATAACTAAAATATCCGAAAAAATAATCGCTGCATCTACTCCTAGTAAATCCACGGGCTGAATAGTTACTTCAGCAGCCAATTCTGGAGTTTGAGCCAATTCAATAAAACCGCTTACACTATCTCTTACGGCTCTATATTCTGGTAGTATTCTTCCAGCTTGTCTCATTAACCATACTGGAGTTCTCTCAACGGGTTCGCCTTTGGCGGCCCTTATAAGTAAGTCGTTTTTCAATTGCATGGGGCAAAGATAAGGTAGGAAATTTTATTTTGTGATATACGGAGAAAAATTCAAAATAGACTAAAAAGAAAAAAGCCTCACAGGGAGGCTTCTTACAAACTATTTTTTAGGCTGAAGTTTGACAACATCTGATTCTGACTTATTGAGCATTTCCATAACTGCATCGTAATCATCTAAGTTTACCCGAGCGTTGGAAGATGCGAAATCCGCAGGAAAGATTACGACTCTAAAGATCTGATTAGAAGTATATTCAGGAGGTAAAATCCCTAAATTAAAATTCCCTTCCATGGCAAAGCTAAAACCAAACCTAGTGAAATAATAAGTATATGAAAATATCCCTTCTTGAAAATCAAAATTTGTTTGAGGTAGTGCTCTCCATACATCCGTGCCGTCTACTACATCCCAAAGTATAAATGCCAACAATTTATCACTTGGCTCCATAGGAGGGTTAAATTCATAAAAATCTGATCTAAACCCATTGGCAGCATTGAAATTTATATTTTCTTCCTCAAAAACCTCCCCAAGAATATTTATACCATCTAATCCATCTCTACCATCTAATCCAGGAGGGCCTGGAGGGCCTTCACAGGCAAAAAAGGTACCTAAACCAAGTACCAACAATACTTTCATCAGATTTTTCATAATAATGTGAGTTAAGGTGAATAATAATTTAAGACGAACTTAGAGAAGATAAAGTTTTTTTCAACTCTTAAAAACCTATTTGCTAAAACTGTATCAATAATTTTAGCAAAATCAATTTAGTCTTCTACAATTCCGATTACATGAACTTCATTAGTGGAGATAATTTTATCAATAAAAGTAGTTGGAGATTTGAGGCTCAGCGTTTTAGAGAAATCAATCATTTTACTTTTCACCTTATTAGGGCCAGGCATCACAAATTTATGCGCATTTATTTTTGCTAAAATCACTTGATCTAATTGAAATGATTTCACTTCAAGATCAGGGATGATTTCTTCTAATTCCACTCCAACAAAAACTTCCATAGTATCTAATTTCCCTGCGGGTTCTACAGAATAAATAGTGTAAAGCGGGATTTTTTTCTCCTTTGCTAATCTCCCAATTTGCTCAAAAGTTTGCCCCAATTTATCATCTTGGGGCGTTCCTCTATAGGTTAAGCCCTGCAAATTCAGATTAAACGAAGTAACCGATTCAATTTCAATTTCTTTAAACCCTCCTAATCTATTGAATTGAAAAACGCCAATTGCAAGCAAAAAAAGAAGGATAACAATCCCAATAACCCACTTTTTCATCTTAGAATAAATACCTAACTCCTAGGCCACCTTGTAATTTCAGATGCCCAAACCTATCCAATAACTCGACAAACATTCCTATTTCTGCAAATACACTAATCGGAATATCATCAAAATAATACTCTCCACCTCCGAAAAGCTCAGGCCCGAAGTCAATATTTCTTCTACTATCTCTTAAAAGTATTCCTGCAGCCCCGTCCGTATATGCATAATCTACTCTTGTTGATCTCAATTGTATACCAGCCCCAGCATATGCAAGAAAATAACCTACTTCAATGTTCAAATCATCCGTAATATCTTCGTGATAAGCACCTCTAAGATTAAAGGCAAAAGAGCTACCTGTACTATGACTTGTATAAAAAGCATTTGGAGAAGGCCTATTATTATAAAAAGATCTTTGATAATATTGATTGCTATTAATCCCTGCTCTACCAAACATCCCCTCAATGGCAATATTGTCATCGAGAAATTTTTTGTAAGTAATTGATAATGGCTCTCCCAACCTTAATCCTACTCCATCTTCTTGAGCATTTGCAAAAATTGGCGCCAACATTATGGCAAAAATCAGTAACTTTTTCACTTTTTATTCATTTATTAGTTCAGTATTTCAAACTTTAACGTAAGCATACAATCCGCTGTTGCCCATTTAATTTTATTCTGACTATTTTCTTATAAAATATATTTTAAAACGCTTTTGATCTGTTCTTTAAAAACTGAATCAACTATTCACTAATCACTCTCTTAAATCACCATGGATTTCATTTGCATTTTGTGAAGGTTAGCATAATAGCCATCTAACTCTAACAAGGCTTCATGCGTTCCTATCTCTTTGATTTCACCTTGATGTAGTACAATAATTTTAGTGGCCTTTTGAATTGTAGATAATCTATGTGCTATGACAATCGATGTTCTGCCTGTCATCATTTTATCAATTGCCTTCTGAATCAATTCTTCTGTCTCTGTATCTACTGATGATGTAGCTTCATCCAAAATGATAATTTCAGGGTTATAAACCATCGCACGAACAAAGGATATCAACTGTCTTTGGCCAACAGAGAGTGTAGCTCCACGCTCCATCACATTATAATCTAAACCGCCTGGCAGACGCTCAATAAATTTCTTCGCACCCACCAATTTAGCAGCATGCATGACTTGTTCTCTACTGATATCTGGATTTCCTAAAGTAATGTTATAATAAATCGTGTCTGAAAACAAAAACACATCTTGCAAAACCACTCCTATATGCCTTCTCAATGTACCCAGTTCAAAGTCTTTTACATCAGTCCCATCAATCTGAATTGATCCTTTATTGATTTCATAAAATCTACTTATCAAATTGATGATCGATGATTTCCCCGCCCCAGTTGCACCTACCAATGCGATAGTTTCACCATGTTTGACTTCGAAATTGATGTTTTTCAAAACGTATTCTTCATCATTATATGCAAACCAAACATCTTTTAAAGAGATATTGCCTTTGATTTTTTCAGGGTTAAAACTGCCTTCATTTGCTATATTTTCTTTGCTATCAAGCAATTTAAAAATTCTTGAAGAACTCACTACTCCTAGCTGAAGGGTATTGAATCTATCCGCTATCATTCTGATTGGTCGGAAAAAAAGTTGCAAGTACATAATAAAAGAAATCAACACTCCAACTTGAATTTCCAAATCAAAAACACCTGTCGCGCCATACCAAACGACTAAACCAATTCCAAAAGCTTGGATAATTTCAGCGACGGGGAAATAAATAGAATAATATAAAACTGATCTTACGTGTGCTTTTTTGTGGTCTATATTGATTTCTTTAAATTTTTCATATTCTCTATTTTCACGATTGAATATCTGCACAATATTCATCCCAGTAATATGTTCTTGTAAAAATGAATTTAGATTAGAGACTGCATTCCTTACGTCATTGAAAGCTACTTTAATTTTCTCTTTGAAAACGTAAGTCGATATGATCAAAAAAGGGAGTGTACACAAACTCACCAATGTAAGCTGCCAGTCAATATAAAACATAACTGCCAAAATCGTAACCAACTGCAATAAATCACCTATGATCGCAGCCAAGCCCTCACTAAAAACATCTGCTAAAGTCTCTATATCAGACACATTTCTTGTTACCAACCTTCCTATTGGGGTATTATCAAAAAACTTTAGTCTCATTTTCAACAAATGTCTATAAAGCTTTATTCTAATATCTCTAATGATCACCTGACCAATCCATCCAGAAAGGTAAGTATGGACAAATTGAACAAAAGCTTGAAGAATCATCAAGCCTACCAGCAGATAGATGATTTGAATTAATCCTGCCCTATCTCCTAAAGCCACATAATCATCTATAGCTATTTGTATAAAATAGGGTCTTGTCGGAGCTAGTATTGCCAGCGCCAAAGTTAAAAATATGAGTAGGTAAAACTTAACTTTATAAGGTTGAATAAACTCATAAAGTTTTTTCAACACCTTCGTGTCAAGGATTTCACCACTTTTTACATTTTCTTGTTCGAGGCTCAAGTTGAATTTTATTTAAATGAAAATATCCTGAGGATAGTGTACTTTGCACAAAAACAAACCTCTAGCTGGTGCCGAAGAGCTTGCTTGATCTCTATTTTTACTTTCTAAAATAGACTTAAACTTGGCTGTAGAAAGCTTCCCTTCACCAACATCTGTCAAAGTCCCCACAATTGCCCTTACCATTCCTCGCAAAAATCTATTAGACGTTATATGAAATAACAATTCGTGATCAATTTGTTCCCAGTAAGCCTCTTTTATTTTACAACCAAAATGATTGACGTCTGTTTTGACTCTAGAAAAACATTGAAAATCTTCATGGTCTAAAAGCAAACGAGCAGCTTCATTCATTTTTTGTATTTCCAATTCCCGAAAATAATGCCAAGACAATTCTTCCTCAAATGGAGTTTTCCTTGTTGTTATTTTATAAACATAACTTCTAATGGTGGCAGAAAACCTAGCGTGAGCTTCATGTTTCACTTCCCGAAGTGAATATACGGCTATATCTTTGGGAAGTAGTGAATTTATTTTCTTGAGAAAACCAAACTGATTCAATTCCCCCTCAAAATCAAAATGTGCAAACTGCTGTGTAGCATGAACGCCAGTGTCTGTTCTTCCTGAACCCATGATAATAATGGGGGTTTTAAGAAGAATTGAAAGCGCATTTTCAATCGCACCTTGAACAGAAACAGCATTCTTCTGTGTTTGCCAACCGTGGTAATTTGTGCCTTTATAGGCAATTTCTAGAAAGTATCTTTTTATATCCATTGTAACGGTTGCAAAGATACCATTCCCATTCAAAATTAAATGCCAAAATGACTAATCCTTGCGATTCATGAAATTACCCTGTTTCTTTGTCAAAATTTAAAAATAACATGATACAAAGAATTCAAACCGTATTTCTGTTTCTAGTTGCTATTGCAATGATTTTAGTAACAAGCTTCCCTATTTGGCAGCAAGTGAATCCTGACCAAAGCATGATGCTAACACTTTCTGCTTGGAGTCTTGACAAAATTGACATCCAAACTCAAGAAATAATTCAGTCTGATGGAAATATTTATTTGGGAATATTAGCCATAGTAGCAGCAGCTTTGGCGCTATTTAGCTTGACACAATATAAAAACAGAACAAAGCAGATGTTTCTCAATATGATCAACTCTATTGTCATGGTGGTGACACTTGCTCTGATTATTTGGACAAGTCATCAAGCAAACGCCAGTTTCAATCCTGAAGTAAATGGTGCTTTTGTATTAGGATTTTGGGCCATATTTGGAGGAATGATCATGAATCTCCTTGCCAACAGGTTCATCAGAAAAGATGAAATGCTAGTAAGATCTGTGGATAGAATCAGATAAATATTTATTTGAGATTACTCTTAATTACAATGGTTTATTTGATAAAAAAGAGTTCTTAGAGTGAACCTTATTGCTTTCTTAAAAAATGCCGAAAAGAAGTTCAAGTTTCTTTTCGGCTTTTTTATTTGAGTGAGTTCTCAAATTAACTTACCTTTAATTTCAAGTGAAACTTAAAGATATTCCCCATGAAATTGGAAACAATTGCCATCCACGCAGGAACTAAGATCAGCGATTCACACAGGCCTGCCGTTCAGCCGATTACATTAGCCACAACTTTTGAGCACCATGAAGAATCTGTCATCTATGCTCGAGCTGCAAACCCTAATAGAAATACCTTAGAAAATGTTTTGGCAAGATTGGAGCACGGAAAGGTTGCTGCTGCATTCTCCTCAGGAAATGCTGCAGGCATGTCAGTTTTTCAAGCCTTGAATCTTGGCGACCATATCATCGCTCCTGACGATATGTATCATGGCCTTAGAAATCAATTAACTGGAATGTTTGAGGGAATTCTCTCGGTAGATTTTGTAGATATGACAAATTCTGAAAACGTAAGGAAAGCGATCAAAAAAGAGACTGTTTTAGTTTGGGTAGAAACACCTTCTAATCCACTTTTAAAAATTTCAAATATTAAGGAAATTTGCGCTATAGCTAAGGAAAAAAATATCACGGTAGTTTGCGACAATACTTTTGCTACGCCTGTTTTTCAAAACCCACTTTTACTTGGCGCTGATCTTGTCATGCATAGTACTACCAAATACCTTGGCGGACACAGTGATATCATGGGGGGAGCTTTAATCAGTAAAACAGAAGATGCGTTTTGGGAAAAGATAAGAAATGTACAAATATCAGGTGGTGCAGTACCTTCTCCATTTGACTGCTACATGTTGACACGAAGTATAAAAACCCTTCCTTATAGGATGAAAGGTCATGCAGAACACGCAGGAATAATTGCTACTTTTTTGCAAAATCGTCCGGAAGTGGAAAAGGTATATTACCCAGGATTAAAGGATCATCAAGGCCATGAAACTGCAGCAAGTCAAATGTCAGGATTTGGCGGAATGCTTTCATTTTTAGTAAAAGGCGGAGCTGAAAAAGCTGATCAAGTCATTTCAAAACTCAACTATTTTACCAATGCAACAAGTCTTGGTGGAGTCGAAAGCTTGATTGAAAGGAGAGCAGCTTCTGAAGGCCCTGACACTAAAACCCCTCAAAATTTAATAAGGGTTTCGGTAGGTTTAGAGCATTTAGATGATCTCTTAGAAGATTTAGATCAAGCATTAAAATAATGACAAATTATCAGCGATGAAGTAATTAAGTAAGCTAGAAAGCTGAAAGATTGCGGACTATTTACCGACGGTCGATTGTAAACAGTAGTTCCAATAGAATATTTACATTAAAAGAGAAGCCCTTTCAAATTTAGAATTTGAAAGGGTTTCTAGTTATATTTTTTGAGGCTTACTTTCCAAAATATTCTACAAAATTGCGTGGAGTTTCATATAGTGTGAGTTTATACAAGCTACCATGAGGAGTGATTTCATCAACAGCAGGTTTTAGGATTTTCCAAAACTCCATGATCAAGATTTCACAGCTTGCCATCTTTCCTTCCATAAAATCAACATCTAAATTCAGATTTTTATGGTCGACTTTTTCAATAACGAGTTCACGGATCACATTGCTGAGTTGCTTGAGATCTACCACAAAACCAGTTTCAGAATCAGGAATTCCTTTAACAGTCACAATAAGTTCAAAATTGTGACCGTGCCAGTTGGCATTTGCACAAGGTCCGAAGACCTCTAAATTTTTTTCCTCTGACCATTTAGGATTCCAAAGCTTATGTGCGGCATTGAAATGCTCCTTTCTGCAAACGTGTATCATTACTAATCTAATTTGGCTTGCAAATTTAGGGAAAAGATTGTGAAATAAGAATTAAGATTAATAAGGAAAAGACAAGTTCCAGAACTAGGTTATAATTTCTCAATAAAAGAAAGTAATTTAACCATGTCTTTCACATCATTAAAATCAATATTTTCTTTTTTCACAAAATCTCTAGCTTCTTTCCAGCTTTCTCCAGCTAACAACTTAATTCCAGAATTTCCTTTTTTAATTTCTAAGAGTTCATTGTCCTCAAAAAGATAGTAGGTAATAATTTCTTTATATTCGTCGAATTTTGGACCTGAATTATATGCTCCTCCAACATTAGCTTTGACAAACTTTTTTTCAGTGAAAGCAAAAAACTTTTTCCCGTTTGCTTCAAAAACCGATTGAATGTATACCCTGTTGTTATTTATTTCAAAGGGTATGTAAAGTGTATTATCCTCAATAAACAAAATTGACTCAATATATGAAATATCAGGTATAACGATGTTGCTAGGGCTTAATTGAACATATAATTCAGCTTTATTTGGTAAAATATTTGCCATAATATCATCATGTACTTTACCAGTAATCATTACAATTTTAGCTTTTTTTAAATCTTTAAAAAGAAAAGGTGTACCACTCACTCCTTCACTTTTAGGTTGAAGACCAATATAAGTAGCAAAATTATCTTTAAGATCAATAAATGTTTGACTTCCTTCAGAATTCCCAATTGCAGTTTGAGAAAATGATGAAAGACTAAATAATATAAAAAATATAGTTAGTAGGATCCGCATAATATTTCAAATAAAAGAGCCAAGGAAAATCCTTGGCTCCAATTTAACAAATTAATAATTAGGATTTTGAGTAAGATTTGGATTAACATCTCTGGCGTTTAGAGGAATTGGCATTAAAGTCCTCCAAGAAGGGATTCCAAATTCGTCTTCAGCTCTTCCAGTCCTAACCATATCATGCCATCTATGACCTTCAAAAGCAAATTCCAATCTACGCTCATCTAATAAAACATCCATTGCCGCTTCTTCATTTGTAGGAAGGACAACAACTAAAGTATTATCGTTAAATGCTCTTCTTCTAACAGATTGTATATCTTGAGAAGCTCCTAAGAAATTTCCTGTTTTAATTCGAGCTTCTGCTCTAGTCAAATACATATCTGCAATTCTTAGTATATGAACTCCATCAGTACCTGTTGTATTGTCTCTATATTTAAAATTAACAAAAACACCAGGAGCTTCTTCTCGGATGGATGATTGTCTTCTTAGGTCACCTGCTTCAAAAGAATTCCAAAGATCTTCAGTTGCACCGAATTCAAAACGACCACCATTATCCCTTCCGTACCACCAAGTAACAGGATTTTGATTGTTTGCATCGAAGAATAATTCAAAAATTGCTTCTTGAGTTCCTTTTCCCGCAACCATACTCTCGAAGGGAACTAAACTGTACAAACTATTTGATATAACTTCAGAAGCCAATGTCTCAGCTTGAGCATAATTCTCATCATACAAATAAACTTTAGCTAAAAGCGCTTGCGCTGCACCTCTTGTTGCTCTGTGTCTAGTATCATTATTTGTCGCATATGAGACAGGTAAAAACCCAATAGCAGCATTTAGATCACTAATGATTTGAGTATATACAGTAGTCTTTGGATCTCTAGAGACAAAGTAAGAATCATCTATTGGAGCAGCTGTAGGTGTAGTTATCAAAGGAACATCACCAAAATAGTTTGCAAGGTTAAAATGATTCAAAGCTCTAACAAACAACGCTTCACCCTTGTACTGATCTTTTAGTGCCTGAGCCATGTCTATACCATCTACTTGCGCAATGATATTATTTGCTCTATTGATACTATTGTAAGCAGAAGCCCAGATCGCACCAATTTCTCCATTCACAGCATCCCAGTTTTTCAAATCTAGATCTCTCCATGTATTGAAAGAGCCAGTATGCGAAACATCGTTTGATGCAATATCGCCAACCACGTTCATTCTAAAACCAAGGTTATCACCATCTGCTAAGCCACCATACATACCCAGAACAGCAGCATTTGCACCTTGCTGATTTACAAAAACAGCATTTGAAGACAGTGAATCCACTGGTTCCAGATTCAATAAATCATCTGAACAAGATGAAGCAATCATAGCAACACCTAGCAATGACCCTAATAATCTTTTATTAAATATATTTTTCATTTTTCTTAACTTTAAAATCCTACATTAAGACCTAGAGTAAATGTTTTAGCCTGCGGGAAAGTCAAGAAATCATAGTTTCTCGCAATGTTCGCATCAGGCTGGGAATTCAATTCAGGATCCCATCCTGTATAATTGGTCCAGGTGATCAAGTTCTGAGCCATTGCATAGATTCTGAATTGTCTAACCCCAATACTCTGAAGAACATTTCCAGGTAGTGTGTAACCAATAGATAAATTTTTCAATCGAAGGAAAGAACCATCTTCTAACCATCTATCAGAATCAACTCTGTTATTTCTATTCGGATCCAGTGCAGTGGCTCTAGGGATATTAGTAATATCACCTGGTTGCTGCCATCTCTGAAGAGCCAATTCAGACATACCCCATGCGGAGAAACCTAAGTTTTGATTAAATTGAGCAGTTCTATTGATTACGTCAAATCCATAAGTAAATTGGAAGAAGACATTTAGATCAAACCCTTTGTAAGTAAAGGTGTTATTAAAACCTCCAAAGAAATCAGGATTTGGTTTACCAACATACTGTCTATCATCAGGAGTAATATTACCATCACCATTTAAATCTACAAATCTAAGATCACCAGTTTCAGGATCTACACCTTCAGATTTGATCATAAAGAATGCACCCAAAGGCTGACCTACTGCTGCTCTACTTTGCAAGGAATTGATTGGAGTATTTTCATCAACGAGTGCTGTTACTTCATTTTTAATGAATGAAATATTGAATTGTGAATTCCAATTAAAGCCTCCCTTGTTAATAATATTACCAGATAGGGATAACTCTAAACCATTATTCCTCATTGAACCAATATTCTCAGTTATTGAAGTAAACCCAGATGTATTTGGGATTGGCTTATTCAGTAGAAGGTTGGTTGTGTTCTGAATAAAGTATTCAGCGGATACTTGAAACCTATCATTTAAGAAACCCATATCCAAACCAAAGTTCAAAGTACTACTCTCTTCCCAGCTTAATCTTGAATTTGGTAACTGAGAAGGTTCAAAACCTGGGGATGCAAGATAATTAGCACCTGCAGAATATAGATTCAATGCTTGGAAGTTATCAATACCATCTTGATTCCCTGTCACACCATAACTCACTCTACCTTTTAACAAACTCACAACTTCTGAATTTTTCAAGAAACTCTCCTCAGATAGGATATAACCTACCGAACCAGCAGGGAAGACACCATATCTATTTTCTTCACCAAATCTTGAAGAACCATCAGTTCTCAAACTGGCAGAAACCAATAACTTATCTCTCCAACGGTAGTTAGCTCTTCCGAAATAAGAAAGAAGTGCATATTCTGTTCTAAAAGAAGAACCTGAGTTCACCTCAGCAGCAGAGGTAATGTATTTGAAATCTGGACCTGGGAAGTTGATACCTGTTACAAATCCAGTTTCTTCAATATATCTCTGGTAAGATTGACCTAAGATTGCATCAAAGTAATGATCATCTCCAAATGTTTTTGAATAAGACAATATATTTTCGTTCAAGTATGTAGTATACAAATTATTTGCTTGCGTACCTGTACCATTGGTAGCAAATCCACTTCTTACCGTGTTTGGATTATAGGTATCTTGTCTTCCGTAGATGATATCAGCTCTGAAGGAAGTTTCAAACCTTAAACCAGGAATGATTTTGTAACCAACGGCGATGTTTGGCTGTAATCTGTATTCATTCAATTCATTCTTTACCTCCTGAGCTAAAGCAAGTGGGTGAGCAATTAACGTACTAAAAGCATGGTTATAGCTACCATCCTCTAAAAATGGCTCAAAGTCAGGTCTTGCCAAAGTTGCTGCACTGAATACCCCAAAAATATTATTGTCATTATTTCTGAAGTCCTGTCTTGTATTTACAATTCTCAAATTTGATTTCAAATCAACTTTCTCACTGAATTTATGATCTACAGAAAGACTTGTAGAGTATCTTGTAAAGTCAAAACCTTTTATAAACCCTTCGTTTCTAAATAGACCTCCAGAAACAAAGAATTGGGTATTTTCAGAGCCTCCTCTTACGGAAACATTATAATCCTCAATAGTCCCTTGTTGGAAGATCAAACCAAACCAATCTGCATCAGGAGCGTCAGCAACCTGTTGAGGTGTAAAAATTGGTGCATTCCCATCATTAATTCTTGATTCATTCATCAACTCTCTCCATTGAGAACCCGTTACGTTCTCTACTCTATTGGTGGGCTCCTGAATACCTCTATAAATAGAAAGATCTACTTGTGCTTTACCAGCCTTACCTCTTTTGGTAGTAATCAATACAACACCGTTTGCACCTCTTGAACCATAGATAGCTGCTGAGGCAGCATCTTTCAATACTTCAATAGATTCAATGTCATTTGGATTAATTTGAGAAAGTACGTTTGTAGTCTGTCCACCCCTGCCAATACTTGAAGTGTTTCCACTATAAATAGGCATACCATCTACTACATATAGAGGTTCATTACTAGCAGAGATAGATGCTGTACCTCTGACGTTGATACTAATAGCACCGCCTGGAGTACCTGAAGCAGAGCTTACCAATACACCTGCTGCTCTACCTTGAATCGCTTGATCAAGACCAGCAACTGGAAGGTTTTTGATGTCTTCAGAGCCCACGGAAGCGATTGCTCCAGTAACCTCTCTTTTGGTCATTTCACCATAACCAACCACAATCACCTCTTGAAGTGATTTCATATCTGGTCTTAACGTAACTGAAATGATGGACTGATTCCCAATAGTTAATTCTTGAGTTTCTAATCCAACAAAACTAACTACTAATACATTTTTATCAGATGGAACATTGATCGAAAATTTTCCATCAAGGTCAGTTGCTACACCGACGGTAGTACCTTTTACCAACACCGAAGCTCCCGGTATAGGTAAATTATCTTCTCCCGAAATAACGGTTCCCGTAATAACACGACTTTGTCCAAATGCCACAGCACTTATGAAAAGGAGCGTGAGTCCTAGAAGTAAAACTTTCCTCATATTATTGTTTTTTGGTTTAACGATAGCCCAATTTTATCCATTAACTTGATATAATCCAAAGGTATTTAAAAAATTTACATACTATAAAATTAGAAAAACACATTTCCAAAAATTGCATTTCCAATATTTATGAAATTTTATTCTTTTATAATCGGATTAAACAGTTTAAAATTAAAAAAAGCATTAATATCATTTGATAATCAAAATATAATTTTTTTTTAACGTTGATTAACATTTTTCCATAATCGTCAAGTTATCATTTAGAAAATTACTAAAATCTTAAATATAAATATTTT is drawn from Belliella baltica DSM 15883 and contains these coding sequences:
- a CDS encoding SusC/RagA family TonB-linked outer membrane protein — protein: MRKVLLLGLTLLFISAVAFGQSRVITGTVISGEDNLPIPGASVLVKGTTVGVATDLDGKFSINVPSDKNVLVVSFVGLETQELTIGNQSIISVTLRPDMKSLQEVIVVGYGEMTKREVTGAIASVGSEDIKNLPVAGLDQAIQGRAAGVLVSSASGTPGGAISINVRGTASISASNEPLYVVDGMPIYSGNTSSIGRGGQTTNVLSQINPNDIESIEVLKDAASAAIYGSRGANGVVLITTKRGKAGKAQVDLSIYRGIQEPTNRVENVTGSQWRELMNESRINDGNAPIFTPQQVADAPDADWFGLIFQQGTIEDYNVSVRGGSENTQFFVSGGLFRNEGFIKGFDFTRYSTSLSVDHKFSEKVDLKSNLRIVNTRQDFRNNDNNIFGVFSAATLARPDFEPFLEDGSYNHAFSTLIAHPLALAQEVKNELNEYRLQPNIAVGYKIIPGLRFETSFRADIIYGRQDTYNPNTVRSGFATNGTGTQANNLYTTYLNENILSYSKTFGDDHYFDAILGQSYQRYIEETGFVTGINFPGPDFKYITSAAEVNSGSSFRTEYALLSYFGRANYRWRDKLLVSASLRTDGSSRFGEENRYGVFPAGSVGYILSEESFLKNSEVVSLLKGRVSYGVTGNQDGIDNFQALNLYSAGANYLASPGFEPSQLPNSRLSWEESSTLNFGLDMGFLNDRFQVSAEYFIQNTTNLLLNKPIPNTSGFTSITENIGSMRNNGLELSLSGNIINKGGFNWNSQFNISFIKNEVTALVDENTPINSLQSRAAVGQPLGAFFMIKSEGVDPETGDLRFVDLNGDGNITPDDRQYVGKPNPDFFGGFNNTFTYKGFDLNVFFQFTYGFDVINRTAQFNQNLGFSAWGMSELALQRWQQPGDITNIPRATALDPNRNNRVDSDRWLEDGSFLRLKNLSIGYTLPGNVLQSIGVRQFRIYAMAQNLITWTNYTGWDPELNSQPDANIARNYDFLTFPQAKTFTLGLNVGF
- a CDS encoding RagB/SusD family nutrient uptake outer membrane protein, translated to MKNIFNKRLLGSLLGVAMIASSCSDDLLNLEPVDSLSSNAVFVNQQGANAAVLGMYGGLADGDNLGFRMNVVGDIASNDVSHTGSFNTWRDLDLKNWDAVNGEIGAIWASAYNSINRANNIIAQVDGIDMAQALKDQYKGEALFVRALNHFNLANYFGDVPLITTPTAAPIDDSYFVSRDPKTTVYTQIISDLNAAIGFLPVSYATNNDTRHRATRGAAQALLAKVYLYDENYAQAETLASEVISNSLYSLVPFESMVAGKGTQEAIFELFFDANNQNPVTWWYGRDNGGRFEFGATEDLWNSFEAGDLRRQSSIREEAPGVFVNFKYRDNTTGTDGVHILRIADMYLTRAEARIKTGNFLGASQDIQSVRRRAFNDNTLVVVLPTNEEAAMDVLLDERRLEFAFEGHRWHDMVRTGRAEDEFGIPSWRTLMPIPLNARDVNPNLTQNPNY